A window of the Pseudomonas gozinkensis genome harbors these coding sequences:
- a CDS encoding Csu type fimbrial protein — translation MGRHGCAALLLLCAGSLPLPLAAVTSQSFQVSATVTPGCLVVGGVSNYGGLNFGSRSALATGTVQVALTGGVTLQCTPGVTLNMTVDGGQYNSGGRRMQISGGSAKVAYALFRDAAYSQSLGIGQSVAVAYSDANNISLPIYGQVQLPGNQPGGTYSDVLQVQLSW, via the coding sequence ATGGGCCGTCATGGTTGTGCGGCGCTGCTCCTGCTGTGTGCGGGCAGCTTGCCGCTGCCGTTGGCGGCGGTGACCAGCCAGAGTTTTCAGGTCAGCGCCACGGTGACACCGGGCTGTCTGGTGGTGGGGGGCGTATCGAACTATGGCGGGCTGAATTTCGGTTCGCGTTCGGCGCTGGCCACCGGCACGGTGCAGGTCGCGTTGACCGGTGGCGTCACGCTGCAATGCACGCCGGGCGTGACCCTGAACATGACGGTCGATGGCGGCCAGTACAACAGCGGCGGGCGACGCATGCAGATCAGCGGAGGCAGCGCGAAGGTGGCCTATGCGTTGTTTCGCGATGCGGCGTACAGCCAGAGCCTGGGCATCGGCCAAAGTGTGGCGGTGGCCTACAGCGATGCGAACAACATCAGTCTGCCGATCTACGGACAGGTGCAATTGCCGGGCAATCAGCCCGGGGGGACATACAGCGATGTGTTGCAGGTGCAGCTGTCGTGGTGA
- a CDS encoding Csu type fimbrial protein yields MRTIASRIGLSLLGLTLASSVNAATTVTGQITSSLILISSCQVNGSGGSTGLNFGALNFGTANSLFTTATGQVLGGGGGALSILCSAGTTPTVKVRAGAHDGLSPGGTRALYDGVANYVPYDLYTDAGHSQLLAIDGVINLAASTGVAQTVNIYGQAVGKAGLPAGTYTDTISVELTF; encoded by the coding sequence ATGCGTACGATTGCATCAAGGATAGGTTTGTCGTTGCTCGGCCTGACGCTGGCTTCCAGCGTCAATGCCGCCACCACGGTCACCGGCCAGATCACCTCCAGCCTGATCCTGATCAGCAGTTGCCAGGTCAACGGCTCCGGCGGCTCTACCGGGCTGAACTTCGGTGCGTTGAACTTCGGCACCGCCAACAGCCTGTTCACCACCGCGACCGGGCAAGTGCTGGGCGGCGGGGGCGGGGCGCTGTCGATCCTGTGCTCGGCCGGCACCACGCCGACGGTCAAGGTTCGGGCCGGCGCCCATGACGGGCTCTCGCCAGGAGGCACCCGGGCGCTGTACGACGGGGTCGCCAACTATGTGCCGTACGACCTGTACACCGACGCCGGGCACTCGCAATTGCTGGCCATCGACGGGGTGATCAACCTCGCCGCCAGCACCGGTGTGGCGCAGACCGTGAACATCTACGGTCAGGCGGTGGGCAAGGCCGGACTGCCGGCGGGCACTTACACCGACACGATTTCCGTCGAACTGACGTTCTAG